A DNA window from Choristoneura fumiferana chromosome 2, NRCan_CFum_1, whole genome shotgun sequence contains the following coding sequences:
- the LOC141445611 gene encoding esterase FE4-like: MSSLKTLCALLFLESVFCDLRTDPLVSTSVGLIRGLRAPDGDYSMFLGIPYAIVDKANPFKSSMPHPIFEETFEADDDSALCPQDVNANTITGTLDCLQLNVFTPDSAHSGNLLPVMVWIHGGFLQRGGFSRETYGPKFLVRHDIILITINYRVGVYGFMCLDTPEIPGNQGLKDQIVALKWIQGNIRAFGGDPTQVTLAGLSAGGAAIDFHLMYPGTKLFTKVILQSGVALTPARLIESDNTKPLKLAAHFGFVTRVLDEALSFLATIDTNLVIAATLELGLEFRSCVEKTFDGVEAFIPEHPANADRPKVSNIPVLIGTVDKEMLAKYINQNSDFFRNLNVFEVELDKTFDFGEDLNAMVEVVRNFYVGDDVMTEDDRWRVIDFESDFTYVHATQRAMRKYIESGAENIFFYVFTYAGGRNFVKHSNGILNAPGAAHADEQGYIFDPSSIPEEPTEEDQTIIDRMTTMWTNFVKYGNPTPETSELLPVSWTPITPKKWHCMNISTDLNLQGRPFHARMAFWDLFYSMNGKFEKGV, encoded by the exons ATGTCGTCTCTAAAAACATTGTGTGCACTTCTGTTTCTAGAAAGTGTGTTCTGTGATTTAAGAACTGATCCCTTAGTTAGCACTAGTGTAGGATTAATTCGAGGATTGAGAGCTCCGGATGGGGACTACTCCATGTTTTTGGGGATACCATACGCCATTGTGGATAAAGCTAATCCGTTTAAG TCATCAATGCCACACCCGATATTCGAAGAAACATTCGAAGCTGACGACGACTCGGCTCTCTGTCCTCAAGACGTCAACGCCAACACAATAACTGGAACTCTAGACTGCCTCCAACTCAACGTGTTCACCCCTGACTCCGCTCACTCTGGCAACCTCCTCCCTGTGATGGTCTGGATACACGGAGGCTTCTTACAAAGAGGAGGTTTCAGTAGAGAGACTTACGGGCCCAAGTTTCTAGTCAGGCatgacattattttaataactatcAACTATCGCGTGGGTGTCTACGGGTTTATGTGCCTTGACACGCCAGAAATTCCTGGAAACCAAGGACTGAAAGACCAAATCGTAGCTTTGAAGTGGATTCAAGGTAATATCAGAGCATTCGGAGGAGATCCAACTCAAGTCACTTTGGCTGGACTGAGTGCTGGAGGTGCAGCTATAgatttccatctaatgtatccTGGAACTAAACTCTTTACTAAGGTAATACTACAGAGCGGGGTTGCTTTAACTCCTGCTAGACTTATAGAATCAGATAACACGAAGCCGCTGAAGCTAGCTGCACATTTCGGATTTGTTACCAGGGTTTTAGATGAAGCTTTGTCGTTTCTAGCTACTATTGATACTAATTTAGTCATAGCAGCAACGCTGGAACTGGGATTAGAATTCAGATCTTGCGTTGAGAAGACATTTGATGGAGTAGAAGCATTCATACCGGAGCATCCCGCTAATGCTGATAGACCGAAAGTTTCTAATATTCCAGTTTTGATTGGAACCGTTGACAAAGAAATGTTAGCCAAATATATTAATCAGAACTCTGATTTTTTTAGAAACCTTAATGTGTTTGAGGTAGAATTGGACAAAACATTTGATTTTGGTGAAGATTTGAACGCAATGGTTGAGGTCGTAAGAAACTTTTACGTTGGCGACGACGTGATGACTGAAGATGACAGATGGCGTGTTATTGACTTCGAATCAGATTTTACTTATGTTCATGCTACACAGCGCGCTATGAGGAAATATATTGAAAGTGGAGCTGAAAACATTTTCTTCTACGTGTTTACTTATGCAGGTGGCagaaattttgtaaaacattcgAACGGTATATTAAATGCGCCAGGAGCGGCTCATGCCGATGAACAGGGTTATATATTTGATCCCTCGTCTATCCCAGAGGAACCAACTGAAGAAGACCAGACTATTATCGACAGGATGACTACGATGTGGACTAATTTCGTTAAATATGG aAACCCCACCCCTGAGACTTCAGAGCTGCTGCCTGTCTCGTGGACGCCCATCACACCCAAGAAATGGCACTGTATGAACATAAGTACCGACTTGAACCTCCAAGGAAGACCTTTTCACGCACGAATGGCCTTCTGGGATTTATTCTATAGCATGaatggaaaatttgaaaaaggagtataa
- the LOC141445612 gene encoding juvenile hormone esterase-like, producing MKYIVWFILTILVFISNVMCIDPLVLTENGLVQGFEADDGKFANFLGIPYAKIDEDNPFGHTLKVPPFDETFDATDDSAICPQQDDQDFSIVGTLDCLRINVYVPDEATSHNRLPVMVWIHGGGFRRWNSNRHSYGPKFLVRMGVILVTFNYRLGPYGSMSLNTTDIPGNAGLRDQLAALQWVKNNIAAFGGDDNNITLFGESAGAASVEFHLLSGYFEGLFHRAIMQSGTVLCDWVMKEPDLYSPLKLAGYMGFETDNVEEALRFISQLNAHDVIKATIGIGYGESFKPIVEHEFEGVRSMIKDKPSSLLKQANFSMPIIIGFNSKEQLRNIYNYLQSPEDYFERSNKTFKAKISDYFDLDDEELANAEKMVRHFYIGSEEIGEAIVDDMIEFDSDFTFVYPSIRSSRHYLQSSSAPVYLYMFDYAGARNYMKYRLNMTSTSGAMHADEIGYLFHQSYYDLPTTSMDNMIIYRMTTMWTGFAKTSNPTPQANELLPFTWHSSAGQAEPSYAVLNEFVRMQQLPYFRRMAFWDAFFALYENKTRW from the exons ATGAAGTACATAGTTTGGTTTATTTTAACAATACTCGTATTTATAAGTAATGTTATGTGCATAGATCCTTTAGTTTTAACTGAGAACGGCTTAGTTCAGGGTTTTGAAGCTGATGATGGCAAGTTTGCTAATTTTTTAGGGATACCGTACGCTAAAATCGACGAGGATAATCCTTTCGGG cACACATTAAAAGTACCACCTTTCGATGAAACATTTGATGCTACAGACGATTCAGCGATATGTCCTCAGCAAGATGACCAAGACTTCTCGATCGTGGGCACCTTGGACTGCCTGCGCATCAATGTATACGTTCCTGATGAAGCCACCTCACACAACCGGCTACCAGTCATGGTGTGGATCCATGGAGGTGGTTTCAGACGATGGAACTCCAACAGGCACTCATACGGCCCAAAGTTCCTCGTCAGAATGGGAGTTATATTAGTCACATTCAACTACAGACTCGGACCATACGGATCCATGTCCCTTAATACCACTGACATCCCAGGTAATGCAGGATTACGAGATCAACTTGCAGCGCTGCAGTGGGTTAAGAATAATATAGCTGCATTCGGTGGCGACGATAATAATATAACTCTATTTGGTGAGAGCGCTGGTGCCGCATCAGTGGAATTCCACTTactatcaggatattttgaaggTTTGTTTCATAGAGCTATAATGCAGAGCGGCACTGTTCTTTGTGATTGGGTGATGAAGGAACCAGACTTATACTCACCATTGAAACTAGCTGGATACATGGGATTCGAGACCGATAATGTTGAAGAAGCTCTCAGATTTATATCACAGTTAAACGCTCATGATGTAATTAAAGCAACTATAGGAATCGGATATGGAGAATCGTTTAAACCTATAGTGGAACATGAGTTTGAAGGCGTAAGATCTATGATTAAGGATAAACCTAGCAGCCTTTTAAAACAAGCCAATTTTTCTATGCCTATTATTATTGGTTTTAACAGTAAAGAACAATTGCGAAACATCTACAACTATTTACAATCACCTGAAGATTATTTCGAGAGAAGCAACAAAACTTTTAAAGCAAAAATTAGTGATTATTTTGACCTAGATGACGAAGAATTGGCAAACGCTGAGAAAATGGTCAGGCATTTTTATATTGGAAGTGAAGAAATAGGAGAGGCTATTGTGGATGACATGATTGAATTTGATTCTGATTTTACATTTGTATATCCTAGTATAAGGAGCAGTAGACACTATTTACAAAGTAGTTCTGCTCCGGTGTATTTATACATGTTTGACTACGCAGGAGCAAGGAATTACATGAAATATAGACTGAATATGACATCAACAAGTGGTGCAATGCATGCCGATGAAATCGGCTATTTGTTCCATCAGTCTTACTACGATTTACCTACAACGTCTATGGACAACATGATTATTTACCGGATGACAACTATGTGGACCGGCTTTGCAAAAACCAG CAACCCAACCCCTCAGGCAAATGAACTGCTCCCCTTCACCTGGCACTCTTCAGCAGGGCAGGCCGAGCCTTCATACGCCGTGCTGAATGAATTCGTGAGGATGCAACAGCTTCCCTACTTCCGAAGAATGGCTTTTTGGGACGCGTTTTTTGCTTTATATGAGAATAAAACTAGATGGTAG